A single Mangrovimonas sp. YM274 DNA region contains:
- the bcp gene encoding thioredoxin-dependent thiol peroxidase codes for MTQLKIGDKAPDFTAKDEQGNTVTLSDYKGKKLVLFFYPKASTPGCTAEACNLSENYERFKALGYDILGVSADSEKRQSNFKNKYDFPYPLLADEDKQVINAYGVWGPKKFMGREYDGIHRTTFIIDENGIIEDVILKVKTKAHTDQILA; via the coding sequence ATGACCCAATTAAAGATAGGAGATAAAGCTCCAGATTTTACGGCAAAAGACGAACAAGGAAACACCGTAACACTAAGCGATTATAAAGGTAAAAAGTTAGTACTTTTCTTTTATCCGAAAGCGAGTACACCTGGTTGTACAGCTGAAGCTTGTAATTTAAGTGAAAACTATGAGCGCTTCAAAGCCTTGGGCTATGATATTTTGGGCGTTAGCGCAGATTCGGAAAAAAGACAATCCAATTTTAAAAACAAATATGATTTCCCTTATCCACTTTTAGCTGATGAGGATAAGCAGGTTATTAACGCCTATGGGGTTTGGGGACCTAAGAAATTTATGGGGCGTGAGTATGATGGAATCCATAGAACCACCTTTATTATTGATGAGAATGGAATTATTGAAGATGTTATTCTTAAAGTAAAAACAAAAGCTCACACAGATCAAATTTTGGCATAA
- a CDS encoding TonB-dependent receptor, protein MEITLKGDKEFDDVPSLKSKALRINLNENIYGTFAEIGAGQETVRQFFRAGGASGTIAKAMSAYDKDFSDAIYGIEDDKRYVTEARLRKMLNHEVNLIEKRLPRDKHPHKLFFSYANTVATIDFAKNYKGHGWVGIKYQVDPEQEYNEIILHLRFKENDARLQQETLGVLGTNLIYGAFYKYNEPKKLLRYLYDHLDKDQLEIDTINFSGPIFSEVDNRLMSLQLVKNGMTDAVMFAPDGNNVLPARVLYKKNILAFRGSFRPVTKVNMDMFHKSHDMFIKENKVDAKNTQVVFEITLSNLRAEGEINEQDFMDRAKLLCSLGQTVLISNFQEYYRLVEYFSQYSKNRMGLAMGVNNLVDIFDEKYYRHLSGGILEAFGKLFFKDLRVYLYPMMNKDGTLVTSENLKVHPRMKELYKFFKYNGKVVDITDYDPSILSIFSRKVLKMITESEDGWENMLPEGVAKLIKEENLFGFETEEVYHEE, encoded by the coding sequence ATGGAAATAACCTTAAAGGGAGATAAAGAATTCGATGATGTACCTTCGTTAAAGTCGAAAGCACTTCGAATAAACCTTAATGAGAATATTTATGGAACTTTTGCCGAAATTGGCGCTGGACAAGAAACGGTACGTCAATTTTTCAGAGCGGGAGGCGCTTCTGGGACCATCGCCAAAGCTATGTCTGCTTATGACAAAGACTTTAGTGATGCCATCTATGGAATTGAAGACGATAAGCGTTACGTAACCGAAGCCCGTTTGCGTAAAATGCTTAACCATGAGGTTAACTTAATAGAAAAACGACTTCCTAGGGATAAACACCCTCACAAATTATTCTTTTCGTATGCCAACACCGTGGCTACCATAGATTTTGCGAAAAATTATAAGGGACACGGTTGGGTAGGAATTAAATATCAAGTTGATCCAGAGCAAGAATACAACGAGATTATTCTTCACTTGCGTTTTAAAGAAAATGATGCAAGATTGCAACAAGAAACCTTGGGTGTACTTGGTACAAACTTGATTTATGGTGCTTTTTATAAGTATAATGAACCTAAGAAACTCTTAAGGTATTTATATGACCACTTGGACAAAGACCAATTAGAAATTGACACTATCAACTTCAGTGGTCCCATCTTTAGTGAGGTTGATAACCGTTTGATGAGTTTACAATTGGTAAAAAATGGCATGACCGATGCCGTAATGTTTGCTCCGGACGGTAACAATGTACTCCCCGCTCGAGTGTTGTACAAAAAGAATATTTTGGCATTCCGAGGAAGCTTTAGACCTGTTACCAAAGTGAATATGGACATGTTCCATAAATCTCATGACATGTTCATTAAGGAAAATAAAGTAGATGCCAAGAACACTCAGGTGGTATTTGAAATTACACTTTCCAATTTACGTGCCGAAGGAGAAATCAACGAGCAGGACTTTATGGACCGTGCTAAACTATTATGTTCTTTGGGACAAACGGTACTAATTTCCAATTTCCAGGAATATTATCGTTTAGTTGAGTATTTCTCGCAATATTCTAAAAATAGAATGGGATTGGCCATGGGCGTTAACAACTTGGTAGATATTTTTGATGAGAAATACTATCGTCATTTAAGTGGAGGTATTTTGGAAGCCTTTGGAAAATTATTCTTCAAGGATTTACGCGTATACCTTTACCCTATGATGAACAAAGACGGTACATTGGTGACCAGCGAAAACCTGAAAGTACACCCTAGAATGAAGGAACTTTACAAGTTCTTTAAATACAATGGAAAGGTAGTTGACATTACCGATTATGATCCTAGTATTTTATCCATCTTCTCTAGAAAGGTACTTAAAATGATTACAGAAAGTGAAGACGGTTGGGAAAACATGTTACCAGAAGGTGTTGCCAAATTAATAAAAGAAGAAAACTTATTTGGATTTGAAACCGAAGAAGTTTATCACGAAGAATAG
- a CDS encoding MBL fold metallo-hydrolase — protein sequence MKVTFLGTGTSQGIPIIGSTHPVCLSENPKDKRLRVSVLVEWGDHAYVVDCGPDFRQQMLRAGCTKLDGIIFTHEHADHTAGLDDIRPFNFRQGDMPIYAHERVIKGLERRFDYIFETENKYPGAPGVISNIIANTPFTLGGLEIIPVNLMHHKLQVFGFRFGDFAYLTDMKTITDEEVEKLKDLKVLVVNALRIEPHMSHLNLEEALNFIERVNPGKAYLTHISHLLGFHDDVQQKLPSNVFLAYDNLQISI from the coding sequence TTGAAAGTTACGTTTTTAGGCACCGGTACATCGCAGGGAATCCCTATTATTGGTAGTACACATCCCGTGTGTTTAAGTGAAAACCCTAAAGATAAGAGGTTGCGGGTTTCTGTGTTGGTGGAGTGGGGTGATCATGCCTATGTAGTGGATTGCGGTCCCGATTTTAGGCAACAAATGCTAAGGGCTGGATGTACAAAATTGGACGGTATAATCTTTACTCATGAACATGCAGACCATACAGCGGGACTGGATGATATTAGACCCTTTAATTTTAGGCAAGGCGACATGCCCATTTATGCCCACGAGCGCGTTATTAAAGGACTTGAGAGAAGGTTTGATTATATTTTTGAAACCGAAAATAAATATCCAGGAGCACCAGGCGTGATATCCAATATTATTGCCAATACCCCTTTTACTTTGGGAGGTTTAGAAATTATACCCGTTAATTTAATGCATCACAAACTTCAGGTATTTGGTTTTCGATTTGGTGATTTTGCCTATTTAACAGATATGAAGACCATTACTGATGAAGAGGTGGAGAAACTAAAGGATTTAAAAGTTTTGGTAGTGAATGCACTGCGTATAGAGCCTCATATGTCACATCTCAATTTAGAAGAAGCCCTAAATTTTATAGAACGGGTGAATCCGGGGAAAGCGTATCTCACACATATAAGTCATCTTTTGGGATTTCACGACGACGTACAACAAAAATTGCCAAGCAACGTTTTCTTGGCGTATGATAACCTACAAATTTCTATTTAA
- a CDS encoding hydrolase translates to MKSRIFMYLFIFSVLLIVFQYANSKNILDSYEKDIKQLKEKLEKDKTEIEALHDENLELMYFDIENDEDALSYFENKGYDVEELIPFIKDEIYKLNVYEGDDHPLVPYASMTDGKMMINKIKLLNHKWIIADFSDGKYWGQIFLTYEISESEELKFKVVEYFMYPPSSI, encoded by the coding sequence ATGAAGAGCAGAATTTTTATGTACCTGTTTATTTTTTCGGTATTGTTGATTGTTTTCCAATATGCGAATTCTAAAAATATTCTGGATTCCTATGAAAAGGACATCAAACAGCTAAAGGAAAAATTAGAAAAGGACAAAACGGAAATTGAAGCTTTGCATGATGAAAATTTGGAGTTGATGTACTTCGATATTGAAAACGATGAGGATGCACTTTCCTATTTCGAAAACAAGGGTTACGATGTAGAAGAGTTGATTCCTTTTATTAAGGATGAAATTTATAAATTGAATGTTTATGAAGGAGACGACCATCCTTTAGTACCTTATGCCTCAATGACGGATGGAAAGATGATGATCAATAAAATCAAGCTATTGAACCATAAATGGATCATTGCCGATTTTAGTGACGGGAAATATTGGGGACAAATTTTCTTGACCTATGAAATATCAGAGTCAGAGGAGCTTAAATTTAAAGTGGTGGAGTACTTTATGTATCCACCATCTTCAATCTAA
- a CDS encoding alpha/beta hydrolase — translation MTNLALYHITRPSSLKENAPLLIMFHGYGSDENDLYSFASELPEELFIISVRAPYPMQPYGNAWYAINFDAEMNKWNDNVQAAQSRDLIATFIDQACDTYPVNKDNVTLLGFSQGSILSYAVAMTYPEKVKNVIALSGYINEEILPENLEAKDFSSLDIYASHGSVDQVIPVEWARRIPKFLSAHNIKHAYSEFPVGHGVAPQNFYEFRKWLSGRI, via the coding sequence ATGACAAATTTAGCTTTATACCACATTACCAGACCTTCTTCTTTAAAAGAAAATGCACCGTTATTGATTATGTTTCATGGTTATGGCAGTGACGAAAACGACTTGTATTCATTTGCTTCAGAATTACCAGAGGAACTGTTCATTATTTCTGTAAGAGCGCCCTACCCTATGCAGCCTTACGGCAATGCTTGGTACGCCATTAATTTTGATGCAGAAATGAACAAATGGAATGACAATGTACAGGCTGCTCAATCCCGTGATTTAATTGCAACCTTTATCGATCAAGCCTGCGATACTTATCCTGTAAACAAAGATAACGTCACGCTTTTAGGGTTTAGCCAAGGAAGTATTTTGAGTTATGCTGTGGCGATGACCTACCCTGAAAAAGTAAAGAATGTGATTGCTTTGAGCGGTTATATCAATGAAGAAATCTTACCCGAAAACTTAGAGGCAAAGGATTTTAGCTCATTGGATATTTATGCATCACATGGAAGTGTAGATCAAGTAATCCCTGTGGAGTGGGCTCGCAGAATTCCAAAATTCTTAAGCGCCCACAATATCAAACACGCCTATTCTGAATTTCCTGTAGGGCACGGTGTTGCCCCACAGAACTTCTACGAATTCAGAAAATGGTTATCTGGACGTATTTAG
- a CDS encoding dihydroorotase family protein produces the protein MTLLIKSATIVDSKSDFHNQTVDILIEEGKISQISETIPNSKNYEELTLENLHVSQGWFDSSVSFGEPGYEERETIANGLKTAALSGFTDVAVNSNTHPVVDCNTDISFLKAKSFGNAVNLHPVGALTRNSDGVDLAELYDMQNAGAVAFYDYQKPISNPNLVKIALQYAGNFGGLVLSFPQESKITGLGVMNEHITSTSLGLKGNPALAEELQIARDLFILEYTEGKLHIPTISTAKSVDLIRKAKAKNLNVTCSVAAHNLVFTDENLVGFDTNFKVLPPLRTQEDIAALIEGLKDGTIDMVTSDHNPLDIEHKKVEFDHALYGTTGLESAFGALNSTLTTKKTVELLTNGKERFGIKNHPIHIGETACLTLFNPDETYTFSSEDILATSKNSCFLDHKLKGKAYGIFANDQLVIK, from the coding sequence ATGACCTTACTTATAAAATCTGCAACAATAGTTGATTCCAAAAGCGATTTTCACAATCAAACTGTTGATATTCTCATTGAAGAGGGGAAAATATCCCAAATTTCAGAAACCATTCCAAACTCCAAAAACTACGAAGAATTAACCCTGGAGAACCTTCATGTTTCCCAAGGATGGTTTGATAGCAGTGTAAGTTTTGGAGAGCCAGGTTATGAAGAACGTGAAACGATTGCAAACGGATTAAAAACCGCTGCCCTCTCAGGCTTTACAGACGTTGCGGTAAATTCCAACACCCACCCTGTTGTAGACTGTAATACGGACATTTCATTCCTAAAAGCCAAATCTTTTGGAAATGCGGTAAACCTTCATCCAGTAGGAGCTTTAACAAGAAACAGTGATGGTGTTGATTTGGCAGAATTATACGATATGCAAAATGCCGGTGCCGTTGCGTTCTATGATTACCAAAAGCCTATCTCCAACCCTAACCTTGTTAAAATTGCGCTGCAATATGCTGGCAACTTTGGCGGTTTGGTATTATCGTTTCCTCAGGAATCAAAAATAACAGGTCTTGGGGTAATGAATGAGCATATAACTAGTACTTCTCTTGGTTTAAAAGGAAATCCTGCCCTAGCGGAAGAATTACAAATAGCTCGTGATCTTTTCATTTTGGAATATACAGAAGGTAAATTACACATACCCACCATCTCTACAGCCAAATCTGTAGACTTGATTAGAAAAGCGAAAGCAAAGAACTTAAATGTGACTTGTAGTGTTGCGGCACACAATCTCGTGTTTACCGATGAAAACCTCGTAGGTTTTGACACCAATTTTAAAGTATTACCACCTTTGAGAACGCAAGAAGATATTGCGGCCCTTATTGAAGGCTTAAAAGACGGTACAATTGATATGGTTACCAGCGATCACAATCCCTTGGATATAGAACATAAAAAAGTGGAGTTTGACCACGCCCTCTACGGAACCACTGGTTTAGAAAGTGCATTTGGCGCCTTAAACTCAACTTTAACCACCAAAAAAACCGTAGAACTACTTACCAACGGAAAAGAACGTTTTGGCATAAAAAATCATCCAATACATATTGGTGAAACAGCTTGCCTAACTCTATTTAATCCTGATGAAACCTATACATTTTCATCTGAAGACATTTTAGCTACTTCCAAGAACAGCTGCTTCCTAGACCATAAACTAAAAGGAAAGGCTTACGGAATTTTTGCAAATGATCAATTGGTTATAAAATAA
- a CDS encoding BatA domain-containing protein: protein MQFKYPELLYALFLLIIPIIVHLFQLRRFEKVPFTNVQFLKNVTLQTRKSSQIKKWLILITRLLLLTAIIIAFAQPFITKSNNFNSSTETVIYLDNSFSMDAKGKNGTLLNTAVQDLLETVPENDPITFFTNNSYHPNTTIKALRNELIRLKTSSNQLTYEAAVLKGKKAFSNDKSSTKNLVMISDFQEKGTPFNLKADSTFHLNTVQLEPVNTRNVSIDSAYISKRDVENIELTIALNNHNQNISNQSVSLFNNDNLLAKNSVAFEEGNTAIFTLPINQEIDAKLVIDDPNLLYDNTLYFNLNQQDKIKVLSINEEDDAFLGKIFTDDEYEYTSSLFKSLDYNIIEDQNLIVINELKDIPMSLTTALKAYNDNGGNILIIPSGKTNLNTLNQLFTNLKIDSFSDFIESEKNITNINFDHPLFTNVFDKKVSNFQYPKTNSYFTLQSANTTSAILKFEDGSPFLSQYGHVFVFSAPLNDDNSNFKNSPLIVPVIYNIGKQSLKLPQLYYTLGKENTIDINTRLQQDDILSLKSDEQSIIPLQQTFMNKVEMKTNEFPETAGIISVVNNDKTLKKLSFNYDRSESQLTYYNLSSVDGITSSNSVSSMINDIKSASNVNELWKWFVIFAVAFLIIEMLILKFLK from the coding sequence ATGCAATTTAAATACCCGGAACTCCTTTACGCGCTATTCCTACTTATCATTCCTATAATTGTTCATTTGTTTCAATTAAGACGCTTTGAAAAAGTGCCTTTCACCAATGTACAGTTTTTAAAGAATGTAACACTACAAACCCGTAAAAGTTCACAAATTAAAAAATGGCTTATACTCATAACTAGATTGTTGTTACTAACTGCTATTATCATTGCATTTGCACAGCCTTTCATTACAAAATCCAACAACTTTAATAGCAGTACGGAAACCGTTATTTACTTAGATAATTCCTTTAGTATGGACGCTAAGGGGAAAAACGGAACCTTATTGAATACGGCTGTACAAGACCTTTTAGAAACGGTTCCTGAAAATGACCCGATTACCTTCTTTACTAATAACTCCTACCACCCTAACACAACTATAAAAGCCTTAAGAAATGAATTGATTCGATTAAAAACATCTTCCAATCAACTCACCTACGAAGCAGCTGTTTTAAAAGGCAAAAAAGCTTTTTCCAACGACAAAAGCTCCACAAAAAATTTGGTAATGATATCTGACTTTCAAGAAAAAGGAACTCCTTTCAACTTAAAGGCAGACAGCACGTTTCATCTAAATACAGTACAATTGGAACCGGTAAATACTAGAAACGTGAGTATTGATAGCGCCTACATTTCCAAAAGAGATGTTGAAAACATAGAATTAACCATTGCTTTAAATAATCACAATCAAAACATTTCAAATCAATCAGTTTCATTATTTAACAACGATAATTTACTAGCTAAAAATTCTGTCGCTTTTGAAGAAGGTAATACAGCTATTTTCACACTTCCTATTAACCAAGAAATAGATGCTAAATTGGTAATTGATGATCCTAACCTACTTTATGACAACACACTTTATTTCAATTTAAACCAACAGGATAAGATCAAAGTCCTATCTATAAACGAAGAGGACGATGCTTTTTTAGGAAAAATATTTACCGATGACGAATATGAGTATACCTCTTCCCTCTTCAAGTCCTTGGATTACAACATTATTGAGGATCAAAATTTAATTGTAATTAATGAACTGAAAGATATTCCAATGTCACTCACTACTGCATTAAAGGCTTACAATGACAACGGTGGAAATATTTTAATAATTCCTTCAGGTAAAACGAACTTAAATACTTTAAATCAATTATTTACAAATCTAAAGATAGATTCATTTAGCGACTTTATTGAAAGTGAAAAGAACATTACAAACATCAATTTCGACCACCCCCTTTTCACAAACGTATTCGACAAAAAAGTAAGCAATTTTCAATACCCAAAAACCAATTCTTACTTTACATTACAATCGGCGAATACTACTTCTGCTATTTTGAAATTTGAAGATGGTTCACCATTCTTATCGCAATATGGTCATGTGTTCGTTTTTTCTGCTCCATTGAATGATGATAATTCCAATTTTAAAAATTCACCATTGATTGTTCCGGTCATATATAACATAGGAAAGCAAAGTTTGAAATTACCGCAATTGTATTACACCTTAGGGAAAGAAAATACAATCGACATCAACACCCGACTCCAACAAGACGATATCCTTTCTTTGAAAAGTGACGAACAGTCTATAATTCCTTTGCAGCAAACTTTCATGAACAAGGTGGAAATGAAAACTAATGAATTTCCTGAAACTGCTGGAATTATCTCGGTTGTCAATAACGATAAGACACTCAAAAAGTTAAGCTTCAACTACGACAGAAGCGAAAGCCAATTAACATACTACAACCTATCCTCTGTTGATGGAATTACGAGCAGCAATAGCGTTTCCTCTATGATTAACGACATAAAAAGTGCCTCTAATGTTAATGAGCTATGGAAATGGTTTGTTATTTTTGCAGTAGCTTTTTTAATCATTGAAATGCTTATCTTAAAATTCCTAAAATGA
- a CDS encoding glycosyltransferase family 2 protein, translated as MYLSTMQQDLISVLTPFKNTADFLPSCIKSIQSQTYTFWELIIVDDNSSDNSYDIVNSYAVKDPRIKLFKNSGAGIISALRLAFENSQGEFITRMDSDDIMAPNKLQTMATDLKIHGKGHIALGLVNYFSDMGDLGNGFQRYETWLNNLTGTGKNFKEIYKECVIPSPCWMVYRTDLTICKAFEPNRYPEDYDLAFRFYKGQLKCIPSNNVLHHWRDYPNRASRTDEHYSKNHFIPLKIRYFLKLDYRSTRPLALWGAGNKGKMVARKLIAKEISFVWLCNNERKIGKHIYGQELHNFEKLRTLNQPQCIITVANPDEQAKITQHLQSLGMKLMVDYYFFC; from the coding sequence ATGTACCTTAGTACCATGCAACAAGACCTCATAAGTGTGTTAACACCGTTTAAAAATACAGCCGATTTTTTACCCTCCTGTATCAAGTCCATTCAAAGCCAAACATATACATTTTGGGAACTAATAATTGTGGATGACAACTCATCAGATAACAGTTACGATATTGTAAATTCTTACGCCGTTAAAGACCCTCGGATTAAATTATTTAAAAACAGTGGGGCGGGAATTATCTCAGCACTTCGTTTAGCTTTTGAAAATAGTCAAGGCGAATTCATTACGCGTATGGATAGTGACGATATCATGGCGCCCAACAAATTACAAACTATGGCAACTGACCTTAAAATACACGGAAAAGGACATATTGCTTTGGGGCTTGTGAATTATTTTTCTGATATGGGTGATTTGGGCAATGGATTTCAACGTTACGAAACCTGGCTCAACAATCTTACCGGAACAGGTAAAAATTTTAAGGAAATCTACAAAGAATGTGTCATCCCCTCCCCATGCTGGATGGTTTACAGGACTGACTTGACCATCTGTAAAGCCTTCGAGCCTAATCGTTACCCTGAAGATTACGATTTGGCCTTTCGTTTTTATAAAGGGCAATTGAAATGCATCCCTAGCAACAACGTGTTGCATCATTGGCGGGACTACCCCAATAGAGCATCCAGAACAGATGAACATTACTCCAAAAACCACTTTATTCCCTTAAAAATTCGGTATTTTCTTAAATTGGATTATAGAAGCACTAGGCCTTTAGCACTTTGGGGAGCTGGCAATAAAGGAAAAATGGTTGCCCGAAAACTAATAGCAAAAGAAATTTCCTTTGTATGGCTTTGCAATAATGAAAGGAAAATCGGAAAACATATTTACGGTCAGGAACTTCACAATTTTGAAAAGCTAAGAACCTTAAATCAACCACAATGTATTATAACCGTGGCCAATCCAGATGAACAAGCCAAAATCACCCAACACTTACAATCTTTAGGTATGAAACTCATGGTAGACTACTATTTCTTTTGTTAA
- a CDS encoding peptidase M61 — MKKVIALIGFGMMMISCGSSPRTSNELAIANPIESSMDLTAVVNDKVPVTINPGRFIQDTVTYRLPRVVQGTYDISDFGAFVDDFKALDYDGKVLPVEKVDKNTWVIPNATQLDKLTYWVNDSFDVESNPNYPNLFSPGGTNIEPNNYVLNLHGFIGYFDNLKNSQYALDVVSPTNFERTSALQKVAESASSDGEKITTSYFAPRYFDITDNPMMYGKLDVEEFMVGDIKIVLSVYSPNKKHTAESLKETMYQMMEAQKNYLGSINSTPRYDIYLYLSDGSAKAPKGFGALEHHTSTVVVLREWDTKESLAQSMVDVVSHEFFHIVTPLTVHSEDIHYFDYNNPTFSKHLWMYEGVTEYFAQHFQVYEGLVTSADFFATMDGKIKRSGYFNDALSFTEMSENITEEPYAYNYVNVYQKGALIGMCLDILMREESDGERSMLSLIKELSAKYGKNKPFEDDSIIDEISKMTYPSVAAFLQNHVVGSEPINYDEFFEKVGLHYEDTKVATNYVQAANGLVMDRNKETQEMFFTDNVEDNSFWREQGVLSGDKLVGINGFNISDMNIKFVVSQIFAWETGKQVDVTLERDGETIEIKTTLTPTFTTNRVLVENPNATKKQITLRNTWLNQRENM, encoded by the coding sequence ATGAAGAAAGTGATAGCCCTAATAGGGTTTGGAATGATGATGATATCCTGTGGTTCCTCCCCAAGAACTTCAAATGAATTAGCAATTGCAAACCCAATTGAATCCTCCATGGACTTAACCGCTGTTGTGAATGATAAGGTACCTGTAACTATTAATCCGGGACGTTTTATCCAAGATACCGTAACCTATAGATTGCCTCGCGTAGTTCAAGGAACTTACGATATCAGTGATTTTGGTGCTTTTGTAGATGATTTTAAAGCCTTAGATTATGATGGTAAGGTGCTTCCAGTTGAAAAAGTTGACAAAAACACTTGGGTAATTCCTAACGCTACTCAATTGGATAAGTTGACGTATTGGGTAAATGATTCTTTCGATGTTGAAAGTAATCCCAATTATCCAAATTTGTTTTCTCCCGGTGGTACAAACATTGAACCTAATAACTATGTTCTAAATCTTCATGGATTTATTGGGTATTTTGACAATCTTAAAAATAGCCAGTATGCGCTAGATGTGGTATCTCCAACCAATTTTGAAAGAACTTCGGCTTTGCAAAAAGTTGCAGAAAGCGCCAGTTCTGATGGGGAAAAAATCACAACAAGTTATTTTGCACCACGTTATTTCGATATTACCGATAATCCAATGATGTATGGAAAATTGGATGTGGAGGAATTTATGGTAGGAGACATCAAGATAGTGTTGAGTGTGTATTCTCCTAATAAGAAGCATACAGCCGAAAGCCTAAAAGAAACCATGTATCAAATGATGGAAGCCCAGAAAAACTATTTGGGATCCATTAACAGTACGCCTAGATATGATATTTATTTGTATTTGTCTGATGGGAGTGCTAAAGCACCCAAGGGTTTTGGAGCTTTGGAACACCATACGTCTACGGTAGTAGTTTTAAGGGAATGGGATACAAAGGAATCGCTAGCCCAATCTATGGTGGATGTGGTCTCTCATGAGTTTTTTCATATTGTAACACCGCTTACAGTGCATTCTGAAGACATCCATTACTTCGATTACAACAATCCAACGTTCTCTAAGCATTTATGGATGTACGAAGGAGTTACGGAATATTTTGCACAACATTTTCAAGTGTATGAAGGTTTGGTGACGTCGGCGGATTTCTTCGCAACGATGGATGGTAAAATAAAACGCTCTGGATATTTTAATGACGCCTTGAGTTTTACTGAAATGAGTGAAAACATTACCGAAGAGCCATATGCCTACAATTATGTAAACGTATATCAAAAGGGAGCTTTAATAGGAATGTGTTTGGATATTTTAATGAGAGAGGAAAGTGATGGCGAAAGAAGCATGTTGTCCTTAATCAAAGAATTATCTGCAAAATATGGCAAAAACAAACCTTTTGAAGATGATAGCATTATTGATGAAATTTCAAAAATGACCTATCCTTCAGTTGCAGCCTTCTTGCAAAATCACGTCGTAGGAAGTGAGCCGATCAATTATGATGAATTTTTTGAAAAGGTAGGGTTGCATTACGAAGACACCAAAGTAGCGACTAATTATGTTCAAGCAGCCAACGGCTTGGTTATGGATAGAAATAAGGAAACACAAGAAATGTTTTTTACAGATAACGTTGAAGATAATTCCTTTTGGAGAGAGCAGGGAGTGCTGTCGGGCGATAAATTGGTTGGCATCAATGGCTTTAATATTTCTGACATGAATATAAAATTTGTAGTAAGCCAGATTTTTGCTTGGGAAACTGGTAAGCAAGTAGATGTTACACTTGAAAGGGATGGAGAGACAATCGAAATTAAAACCACTTTAACGCCTACATTTACCACTAATAGAGTGTTGGTTGAAAACCCTAATGCTACTAAAAAGCAAATTACCTTACGAAATACTTGGTTAAACCAAAGAGAGAACATGTAA